From the genome of Penicillium oxalicum strain HP7-1 chromosome VII, whole genome shotgun sequence:
ATGGCAAGCCGTAAgtgtctcttctttttccccctcgaTTTGAATCTAGCCCTTCATACGCGATCATCTCATGGGCGAGGGGAAGGGCGAATTCATGTGTTaacttctttctctcttccctaCACAGTTGTCGGACCTGTACCTCGGTAGCCTCATGGCGCGCGCTCACAAAACAAGCCCAacaatcctcctcctcctccaaaacAGACTCCTCGACATCCTCCGCCACGCAATCAATGCCGGCCACAGCCGCCAGATCTACACCGCAACCCACAGAGTTGCCGGCGGATTGTCCGCCGGATGTGGAACAACTCGGCCGCTCGACGTGGACGCTCCTCCACACGATGGCGGCCACATATCCGGAGAAGGCCTCGGCGCAACACCAAGAGGACATGCAGGGGTTTCTCAAGTTCTTCTCAAAATTATATCCGTGCTGGGTGTGTGCAGATGATTTCCGAGCGTGGATGGCACACCCGAGTGGTCGGAATCAGCCGAAGCTGAGCGGGCGCAAGGAATTCGGATGGTGGATGTGCGAGGCCCATAACGAGGTGAACCGCAAGCTGGGGAAGAAGGAGTTTGATTGTCGATTGTGGgaagagagatggaggacgGGTTGGAAGGATGGCCGATGCGACTGAAACGGGGACAAACTCCGCCTGTTGACTTGGTCGTCCATGACGGATGGCACGGATTCTTGTATGATAGCTATGGAGAGGGGCGCCAGGTCGCCGTGTAGgccttctcccctccctctgACTTCCAGTTGACCGTCAACTCGGAACGATGTCCCGGATCAGAATATCTCCCAATATGTATATGTACGCTTACGTCCTGGCCCAAGATACGTGTTTGGATTAAACAGGGCATATTGATGGCTGCAAGACCTTCAACCTAGGGGGCAAGGCTGGGACTGAAACATGAAACATTCGCGTACACATTGACACCGCTAAGTAATTAGAATTTCCGATACAGGAACGTCTAGAAAGGGAGACGAAGAGCGCCAAACACGCTCGTGATCCTAGGAAGAAACAGGCGCCGCAACAAGGACACGACAGCCCCGAGGACCGCGGAAGAGGGGGAGCCACGGGCAACGGAAAGGGAACCTATTTTGGAACCGCACAAGAAAGAGATAGAAGAAAGGGATGGGAAAGAACCGTCAAACTTCGTCATGTGGCGTGAGCCCAAGTCCATTGCTCTAATATTGAGTCGGAACAAACAGGCGCAGGCCGCTCGCGGGCGCGCCGATTTCGGTCACGTCAGATATCCGGCAAACACTACCCTTGTATTGCTCGTGGTACTTGGCGCCCGTGAAGGGATCAATCACGCAGGGAGAACCACTGAAGATCGGGGTAAAGGAGGCGGCGCAAATATCGAATTCGGCGAACTGGTCGAACTCAATATCGATCGCATCTTGGGGGTTTCGCTCACATTGagccttgatcttcttggcctgtTCAAAAAATTAGTCGAGAGATTTCAGGCACAGGCCAGTGGTTCCTGGGTTAATGATCGTCATCAACTTACCTGATCCAGCAGCTTGGCGGATCCACCGTTGGCAAGCATCCGGTTGGCGAAGCCCAGCGCGGAGTTGTAATTTTTGTTGGCGAACGCGAGCTTCATAGCTGCCATCAGAGCCAACTGGCGGTGAGCAACCTCAAGCTTGGGAATCGTAAAGTACGCCGACAACTCCAGGCTACGCTTGAGACCCTCGGGAGTATCGGTAGACAGGGAACGACGTGCCAACTCAATGGACATGGCGAGAATGTACTCTCTGGCAGTGGagatgatcttcttcgcttGCTCAACCTCACTTTCGGACGAGACGGTATTGACAAGCAGTGTGTGGAGAATGCGCTTGAATGTCCTCACGCCGTCCTCGAGCTTATTGGAGCGCATGGCGGCGTATCCTTCCTGAAGATCAACACTGGCCACCGTTTCGAGATCGCGGGGAATCAGGGGCAGGACCTTGCGGCTGTCCGTTTCCTCGATGGTTCTTCGCACGTAGTTGGCCAGGGGTGGTAGACCACTGGAGGCAGGCAAATAGGTCTTGGAGCCCTTGTAAATCTCGAGGAATCGCTCCTTGAGAGGAGCAAATTGAACCGCACCGACTTGACGGTTCAATAGCTGCATTGCCGTATCGAACGAACCAGCAGCGACGTGGTCAGCTGCCAATGGCGAGTTGCGGGCCCACAGATCAGCCTCAGAGCTGCCTGCGCCAGCTTCAGCGCTTTCGACGTTGACAAATTcaacatcttcctcgacgttGATATCATCTCCCATGTCCCACCCAGAagcatcttcctcctcttcttccatagTGTCCTTGGTGACAACTGCCGCTGTCTCATCGTCCTGAATGTCCAAAGAATCGGcggcaatttcttcctcatcaCCGACCTCCCCCAGGAGGGCCTTCTCGAATGAAGAGTGACCAGCGGCTTTCACAGGCCAATTGGACCTGAAGGTGGGAGCAATAGGGTGCGCGATCTTGAGGGGCTCCTGGAGGGACGGCAGGGTGATTTGATCCTCCGTGAGACCACAGGCTTCGAGAATGGACTCGGCCTCTTCCGTCAACCCATGAGACTTGGCGGTGAGGTAAGCCAAAGGATCTGTGCAAAGGTTAGCATCGTGGAAGTTTCAAAAAAAGCAGAGTTAGCGAGCCACCAAATTACATACACTGGTCGACCTCCTTGAACATCTGAATGCGATCCTCAACGTCGCCACGATAAACAGCGTTCTGGAAACGAGAAGTAAAGTCTCCCCGGTGCTCCGCGATCTTTGCCATGCGAGCAAGCTTCTCTTGATCACCCGTAGCAAGGTAGAGGAAAGAAAGTTTGTCGAAATTGCGCTGCTTCTGGTAGGTCATCTCCACGGTCTGATGGTTTCCGTGTGCCAATGCTTCGGCCCCCAGTCGACTCCAAATTTGTGGCCGATCAAGTTCACGGGCCATCTCAGTCGCAACTTCAAGGTTTCCACACTCCAAGGCCAGATCAAATCGAGTCTGTGGATCTTGCACGAATTGAAGAGCAATTTCAGGATAGCCCTTCTTTTGAAGATAAGAGATGATGCTCTGACCAACCAAGCTTGAAGTCTTAATGATCTGGAGCATCTCGTCATAATTCCGCTTCACAAGGGCCAGCTTGAAACGGTACTCTGTAGGATCGATTGCGAGAATCTGGGGTTGAGCATTGCGATCAAGGCAGTACACATTCCGTCCCTTAACGCGGACCAAGTAGACCGTCTGATCAAGTGTTCGAATAATTCCATTGTCGCTGCAAGTCCGTGGTTAGTATATTGGCACATCACTCCATCATCCGCGAGATTACATACCCATTCAGCAGGGAATATTTGACGTGGTTAAGGGTTGAATAGATGAGTACTCCAGTGTCGTCCCATGTTGCGCTCTTGATCCGGATAGTCTCGTGCAGGGTGCTGACCTGTTCGAGAGTCTTGGTAACAATCGTCACATTGTGCTTGCTCAGGAGGGCACAGTAAAGACCATCGTTGGACCAAACAACATATTTCACCCCGCTGACAGCAAGCTCAGCAAGCTGCTTTTTCTGCTGAATATCGAAAAGCGTGACCGTGGTAGGCGTAATAAAGAGCAGGCAGCCAGTGCCGCCAAAGTAAATATCAGTTGTACCAGCGGGGGGCTTGATGGTTTTCGTGGTAGAATTGCTAAGATCTTTGATGTCTACCTGCTGGCTTGCAGGATTGAAGACGGCGAATCGGTTTCGCGCAACAAAGACAGCCGACGTAGCCTGGCCACGCTTCACATCAGTTGGCTCCACAGCGCCCGTTGCATCTCGAGGGAGGTGAATTAACTCGTAGGTGCCGCTGTCGGTGGGAGATGTGACCAGAATGGCACGCTCAGCGGGGTTGTATGAGAGGGTTCGAGGTGGGACCCAGGGAGAGCCAAGCTTCCGGAGTGACAACATAGGAGGGGATTCGACATTCTTGCCAAAATCGTAAGACTTGACATGCTTCTCCTTGGTGATGTAGAATAGCTGGTTTTGGTACACAGCAGAAGCGGGACGCTCACGCTCCAGTTTGAAGACCATAACACCAGTGTCGTGACCAGCAGCAAACAGGTTCATCTCCGGATGGGCGGCGATTACCCAGAATCGGTCGAGGTCTCGTTTGAATGACTGCACAGAAGTGCGCTTGTTGAGGTCCCACACACGAATCGTCTTATCTTCACCAACGGAAAGAATGAGATCCTGGTGCGGATGGAAAAGACACGCAGAAGCATTCTGGTAGTGTCCTCGGCACGTGTCAACCTCCCATGCCTTCGTGTCTGCAGAGAACATGTAATCAGTATTGCTACAAAACGGAGGCAAGTTGGGTGACAAAACTCACCACTCATGCGCCACAACTTGATCAGACGGTCATCACCAGCGGACACGATCAAGGGCAGGGTCGGATGGAATGACACCCAGTTCACACCACGATCATGGCCTTCTAACACGAATTTTACAATGGCGTCGGTGTTTCCAAACATGTCAGCTTGGTTGGGATTGGCACGAGCCATTTGATCCTCAAAGGACACGGAGGTAGGAGCAGAGTGCTTCTTTCGCAGGCCGGAAATATCCCAAATGCGGACGGATTGGTCCAGTGACGCGGAGGCGATGAGGTCTTCTGTAGGATGGAATTGAGCGCACATGACATAGTGGTTGTGTCCAGTCATGGTGCAGACTGAATTTACACGGAATATTAGCAAGTCGCAAAGGATAACCGTGCAGAGTACCGAGCGCTTCTAACTTACTCAGAGAGCGATTCTGCCAATTCCAAATGCGAATGGTCTGGTCATCGGAGGCAGACAGGATCCATGGCAGCTCAGGGTGGAAGAAAACGGTGCGCACATAGTCCAGATGCCCGTTCAATGTGAACAAACACCTCCGTGTCTGGTAATTCCAGACCTTGATCTTGTAGTCATCACCACCGGAGACGAACAGGGGCTGCGTGGGGTGAAAATCGATTCCTCGGACAGGGCCATCGTGCTCTTCAAATCGGTCGATGAGAGTTCCCATCCGGTAATCCCATAACTGAATTGTGGAGGAGTGAAGGGAGACAAGGATCCATGGTCTGGTGAGGCACAAAGACAGGTTAGTGCGACTGCTCCAGCGTGTTGTTGTGTCCCCGCGGACTCGACGTACCGTTTCGGGTGGAATGCGATTCCCTTTGCTCTGGAAGATTTTGACTCAAACTAAGGAAGACACATTATGTCAGTATAGTCCAATTGTAACCATCACCCCTATGTACGATCTGGAGAGCTCGTTGTCGAATGTTGAAGTTGATCGAGGGGCGGCGTACCTTAGTGAGCATGTTTGGGGAAGACTGCATCTTGAAAGAATTGGCCGGAGCCGCACCAAACAGCAGCAAGCTCCGCACACGAGAGAAATTAAGTCAACAGAGAAAGCCCCTGCATTCAACAGAAAGCGTAAAACGTCGAGACAAGTAAGTCGCAGTGGTCGTGGAGGTCTATGCTTGAAGAGCAGGGAAGGTAAACTAAACGTGGACACAATTGTGGGTGGGTAAGGCGGTGGCCAATCAACCCGTGGGCGGTGAGTGAGCAGGGGTCTTTAGTAGACTATTGCTCGAGCAGTGACCACAATGGATAGCTTGACATTGAATGGGAAATGATCTTTAGCTTCAATTTTGGCACTATGACTGGCTACGTTCAGTCGCTGGAGCTCGTGCGTGACTGTATATACTCACATCTTGCTTGGTGGATCAAGGTGTTTTAGAAGCCGTCCACCGCACGCATCGAGGATTGGGGAACCGGAGCTTCCCCTATCCCCACTAGAAGCCTCTGGAAGACTCGCATAATGTGGTATTCCAACGTCTCACAGTTGAACTCATGCTTCACAGCGAAGTTCTTTCTGGACCTCAATATCCCAGATTGAACCGTCTCAAGGGAGAAGGGGTACTCATTCGCCAGAAAACTCCGTCTTGTTCGAgcttttccctctttcttcaattcTATGACGTGATGTGATCGAAGTACCGTCGGCGCCTTTATACACGGGTACATTGCAGATCCGGCTCAGCACCTGGGCTGAGAATGGAAAGGAGATTCGTCCGCCAGAGACCAGATATCAAAAGATACTCTTTTTCATCTACAGATTGCTTGCTTACACGGGTGACAGACGGGAGCGTGCAGACTGACGACAAACCAGTCAAATCGGCTCACGAAGATTCGACAGAGGAGATGGCGACGGAGGGTAATGTCGAAGTCTTGCGGCCCTATGCGATCGAGGAGCCTGCCGACGATGCACCGGAGCCTGCATCTTTACCGCGACGACTGGTTTTACCTTGTCCCCCCGACCAGCTTGAGCTGTGGCAGCCCGAGGTAGTCGAGCGCATTGGCGATACTGTGGAAGGGGACGAAACTCTGCTTGGTGAAGAAGTTCCGTCCGTCTTTACCAAAAGAGGTCAAAAGCGAAAGCCAGCTGGAGCGGCTAGTACTGGCCCGTGTCATCCAGGCTTTCACCGATCCAAATCAAAGATAAGAGACGGAGATCCTACATTGCCTGGATGGGGTCTTCATCCAAAAAGGCGTCGCAGGCGTAGTAAAGCGATGGACGATATGCTCAAGGGTCAGCATTCAACCATTCCTCTCCATGAATACCGCATCGCTTGTGCTCAGGAAAGTTCGAGCTCGGACGTTCCCTCGTCCAGCAACAGGGAAGCTACGAGGGAATTTGCCAcggtcgatgagatggacaTTGACTGAGGCTTGCTGATTTACGGTCAGGAATGGAGGATCCTTGAGGGACAAGAGGTGTTTGTTGAAGGGTCGCTCAGGTTCCAGACTGAAGTATGTACAAAGTATGACGTCATTGATGTCTCACGGGTGCGCTCCCAGTCTCCGGCTTCATCTATACGTCAGTTGTCCATGTCCGGCAATCTCCCTTGCAATAAGGCATTCATTATTGCCCACATGGAAACAGTCAACTTCGCATAATTCATTCCTGAAGACCAACCGCCGAAATCCGCTCTCGGAAGTGATCAAAACTCAGTCATGGTCCGTACGTCGTCGCGCCAAGCGGCTCAAAAGGCCAACGAAGCTTTGACTAGTCACAAGACAGGTGGAAAAGCGTCAGCGGGTACAAAGAGAAAGGCCTCTCAGACTGCTACTTCCGAGCctaagaaagaaaagatcgaGGAGCGACGGCGAAAATCACCGGAGGAATCAGAGAAGGAAGCTGGTGCAGAGCAGCAGAACAGGGTGGATGAGACAAAGACAGACAAGGA
Proteins encoded in this window:
- a CDS encoding Mitochondrial FAD-linked sulfhydryl oxidase ERV1, with amino-acid sequence MTEAQPEQFRAQSHAFNQALPKSTDESHGTDSKAPLPKGVVLDKDGKPCRTCTSVASWRALTKQAQQSSSSSKTDSSTSSATQSMPATAARSTPQPTELPADCPPDVEQLGRSTWTLLHTMAATYPEKASAQHQEDMQGFLKFFSKLYPCWVCADDFRAWMAHPSGRNQPKLSGRKEFGWWMCEAHNEVNRKLGKKEFDCRLWEERWRTGWKDGRCD
- a CDS encoding putative coatomer subunit alpha, yielding MQSSPNMLTKFESKSSRAKGIAFHPKRPWILVSLHSSTIQLWDYRMGTLIDRFEEHDGPVRGIDFHPTQPLFVSGGDDYKIKVWNYQTRRCLFTLNGHLDYVRTVFFHPELPWILSASDDQTIRIWNWQNRSLICTMTGHNHYVMCAQFHPTEDLIASASLDQSVRIWDISGLRKKHSAPTSVSFEDQMARANPNQADMFGNTDAIVKFVLEGHDRGVNWVSFHPTLPLIVSAGDDRLIKLWRMSDTKAWEVDTCRGHYQNASACLFHPHQDLILSVGEDKTIRVWDLNKRTSVQSFKRDLDRFWVIAAHPEMNLFAAGHDTGVMVFKLERERPASAVYQNQLFYITKEKHVKSYDFGKNVESPPMLSLRKLGSPWVPPRTLSYNPAERAILVTSPTDSGTYELIHLPRDATGAVEPTDVKRGQATSAVFVARNRFAVFNPASQQVDIKDLSNSTTKTIKPPAGTTDIYFGGTGCLLFITPTTVTLFDIQQKKQLAELAVSGVKYVVWSNDGLYCALLSKHNVTIVTKTLEQVSTLHETIRIKSATWDDTGVLIYSTLNHVKYSLLNGDNGIIRTLDQTVYLVRVKGRNVYCLDRNAQPQILAIDPTEYRFKLALVKRNYDEMLQIIKTSSLVGQSIISYLQKKGYPEIALQFVQDPQTRFDLALECGNLEVATEMARELDRPQIWSRLGAEALAHGNHQTVEMTYQKQRNFDKLSFLYLATGDQEKLARMAKIAEHRGDFTSRFQNAVYRGDVEDRIQMFKEVDQYPLAYLTAKSHGLTEEAESILEACGLTEDQITLPSLQEPLKIAHPIAPTFRSNWPVKAAGHSSFEKALLGEVGDEEEIAADSLDIQDDETAAVVTKDTMEEEEEDASGWDMGDDINVEEDVEFVNVESAEAGAGSSEADLWARNSPLAADHVAAGSFDTAMQLLNRQVGAVQFAPLKERFLEIYKGSKTYLPASSGLPPLANYVRRTIEETDSRKVLPLIPRDLETVASVDLQEGYAAMRSNKLEDGVRTFKRILHTLLVNTVSSESEVEQAKKIISTAREYILAMSIELARRSLSTDTPEGLKRSLELSAYFTIPKLEVAHRQLALMAAMKLAFANKNYNSALGFANRMLANGGSAKLLDQAKKIKAQCERNPQDAIDIEFDQFAEFDICAASFTPIFSGSPCVIDPFTGAKYHEQYKGSVCRISDVTEIGAPASGLRLFVPTQY